In Enoplosus armatus isolate fEnoArm2 chromosome 16, fEnoArm2.hap1, whole genome shotgun sequence, the genomic window cattaatttgaatcactaaaaaactaaaaacatacTTTTGAAAAGGAATATTTCACACAAGTGATTATCCTTTGCTACTGAATGTCACCACAGTAATGCTATTGCATTGAACGTCACAGTATTCTCTGTCAGTACACCTATCGTACACCGTTTACTCCTCTCACTtattgcaaacacacacacacacacaaattgcaAAAATAACATACATCTCAACAGTTCCAATAATCACATTGATGAAAGCTAAAAAGGGTAAGAATAACATATAAAGGCTACAGTTGGTTCAGTAACACTTGGCTGCTCCACTCAGTTGAAGTAGACAAAAACATCTTTCCTGATGATGCAATTTTGACTGAAGAAAAGCATGCAGTACTGTATATATCAGTACTTTGTTGTATTATAGACAAGTGCAAAATGTGGCCACTTTTGGCAATTattatacaaacacaaatatattaaatcaacaaaaaataatcataaattcaagtgatgtaaaaaaaaattttaaaaaaaaagccacacacAACAATAATTGAGATATTTAGTTTTGTAGTAAAGGTATTACATTTAGCACACaataatgttcaaaaaaaaaagttgtcaaaGAGGTTAAGTGCAAACAAGTGCCTGTAGCATATACAAACTCAGGTTGTTGGTGTGGACCGGTTTGTAAAGTGATGAAGCTCGCACACCCCTGACAGGATATATTTAACCTGTCCCACGAGCGAATCATCCAAACAACATTTAGTTTAACAGTAGTTTAAGGTTGAAAATGTTGGGTGAATGAGTTTTTACAGTCCAAATAAGGCCATCTTCTCTTTCAAAATCCAGTGCATATTCCTTGGTTATTTAGGTCTGTTTAAAAATATCGTTGACATTAAATAGAAAACTGATCTGCTAGTGCTGCTGATTCTACAGAGAATCAACACCCCAGTCTGCAGGTCTATGAAACTCTCGACTCATTTTTGTGTCTGACTCCCGCAGCCGTTGGAACTTGAAAATAGTATATCAAGGCTTGTTGATGTGACTTTGTTCTGGAGTTTACTTTCTACCCATGATGCAACTATAACAACAAGTATTCGGGAAATTTAAGTGCACCCCGTATTCCCCTTGTTGGGTGCTTTCTAGAGTGTATCCTTCACTCTTTCACAGAGGATGTGAATGCTCAGTGTCACTGTTGTTCattgtctctttcctccatgGCCATTCACAAATCTGTTCCTCCCAGAAGCTCTCCTCCGTTTTGTAGGTTGTAAACTTCTCAAGGACTCCCTCTGAGCtatggaggaaaaacacataaCTATGTAAAACATTTAGGATCGAGTTTACGGGAGAGTTGTCACCAGTCTGCCTGTTATGAGACTGACCTGCAATGCCATCTGGGACAAAACCACATGAGTCGAAAACACTGCTGTCGTCATAGTCCTCACTTTGCACGGAAGTGCTCTGAAAACAGAAGGAAGTGCAGAGCGAATGTTATTAGCAAaagctgtgcttttcctactacgACAACTCTTATTGTCTGTTATGAAAAAGATCTATTGTGGCTTTAACTTTAACAGCTGGTTTTAAGTTACTCTTAagacattttgtaaattaatacTTACAATAAAATGGATGCATTCAACAAATAACCAAAGCAACATCTCACCTTAATTTTATTCTGCTCATACCACACCATCCCATATAAACATAGAAGTGTAATGAGTGCCTAAAAATGTAGAAGAGGATGCAAAAAAGTCTGGTTAaacactatttttattttttccaaggacatgacagaaaataagctAGGTTGgcagaaaaatagaaaacctAAAGTTGCATATGTAttgcaacatactgtataacagATGCATGCTATAGCAACAATGTGTCCACATTAGCTTTGCATGTGAACAGACTAGCAAGAATGGACTTGAAACATAAAGTTCTTGGATAGCAGGCTTAAACACTGCAAAGACTGTGGAGTGTTTAGGCTATTTGAACGTACCAAACTCAGTGGTGTACAATGAAGCAACATGCACCTGATAACCTTGGGCAGCTGTTAAAGCACTCATGTCTGCATGGTCAGCTTTAACACCCTACAGGTCCCTGACACACTTCATGGTGACTGTTACAAGGGTTCAAAGCAGCATTGAGCAgacatctttatttttcagagtGTATATTGTCATGCCTTATCAGAAACAACTACCAGAAGTAAGGAAGTGATGtttgatattattttcatgataTGCACTAATTTTCAGTCTATGATGGTGTGTAGTATACATTAACAGTGGTTGCTGTCCCTTTTTGAACAGATATAAGAGCATCGCAGTGTTATTATATTTACACAATTGCATAACACTGACACATCCGTTCTGGACTGACTGAACACAGCTATAttagtccacacacacatatgcacactttTCCTTTCTTACCAGACAGAGCAGCCACAGGAGTACATAGCGAATTTGCGTCTTGGAAAACAAGTCGTGACCAAATTTCACACAAGCAAGAGCCTCGAGGAAAGCGATGGCCCTGAAGGGAAATACAGGAACGTTAGATAAATGGTGTTGTTGCTCTCTAACCACAGGTTTTTGTATTTCACAATGGCCCCCTCTCTTGGCAATGTCATTTCATTGCAATGGAGCTTCGCTGTGGATGCACAACACTTGAGGCATAAGAGTCCAAATGCTCGCGCTATATATTGTTGTTCCAGATGGACAAGAGAGCGGCCTCAGTGTTAAGTATTTCATGCAGACCGAGGGAGCCTGTCTCGTTGCTATGGAAACAATAGCAGACTGAGGGCATTAGCAGCTTTTTTAACTACATTACGTTATGAATTTCATTCACACTTTTATGACGCTGAATTTCAATAAAgataaaatttaattaaattctgTAACACATCCTTGTTAAAACTGGAATCTGTCATCTACACTAAAATAGCTTGCAGGACCTGGAAAAGCTTGCAGGCTAATAATATGTGGCCAACACAGCAGTGGTTTCAGTGTGGCCTGGTATCAGTGTGGCTAAGCTGTTGCCACTTGTGGGAAGTATCCATTCACTGTTAAGTTGTAAGTGTGCGAGAACTTTGATTGGTTGTCTTCAACATCCCTCGTCTGCCAATATATGTCGGCCATTAACAGGAACAGATAAACACATGGCTGTTGATTCATGGCATAGTCCTTAAGTTGCCGTTatgatttgtttgattaaaCAGCTTGGGAAGATCCCCTTCATTGTGATAAATGCCAACAACATCAAAGAAAACCTACCGGACTCTGGACAAACTTCAATGTCAGTTTGTTTATCAGACTACTGCTATCAATGCTAAAACAGGAATGTGGATATATGGCTGAtggttaatataaaaaaagaaatgagtacgattgaaaatgtaattaaagtcCTTAAAATGATTCCTACATCAAGTTTTAAAAAGCAACCATTAATGCAGCCTCCAAACTTGTTTCTACACCAGCGAAAAACTGGCAGGACAAAAGATACTTACCCAAACACCCAGCATTGTGTGCCAACTCGTTTACACTGAGTGTCTGTCAGATATGCATAATATTGTCTGAAAGAGGTTGAAGAAAATAGGAAATTTGAAATTTGTACTTGTCAAGAACAAAGGTTTCCACACAGACTTATGTCAGAGCAGCTGAAACAGCCACCACTGTTTCCACACAAAACAATTTGTAATACCATTTGTTTTAGgttgtatttaaatgtagtaTATCACATTTATTGTTGCTAATATGTGTAGTGTAAAGAAGTCATTTTGAAGGTTGAACATACCGTACAGTGGGTGCAGTGATGACTCCAACGAGGAGGATACGACACCAGCTGAGAGGATGAGATGCCTGGAAGACGAAGATGTGCTTGAGGAAGAACGTGTTCAACTCTGTCAGCTGTGAAGATCAAGGATGTAAAACAGAAGATGTTAAGATATAAGATCTTATGGatatgttgtgtatttgttgacAAGTGTGAGCAGCAGGATTACATAGTGAAGGGGGAGCTTTTCTAGAATATTTGATTCAATGATTAAAAGATAATAAGATACACTAATagtgaaaataactgttagtttcagccctaatACCGAGGACAATCCTATAAGTATTTCTaagtcaaaggtcaaagaaTACAGTACCTGCCATAGGATCATAAAGAGATAGATGCCTGCTAGCCGCTGGAAGGAGGACTTTGGGTCAAACCAGCGCACATAAGTCCAGCTGGCTGGAGTGAACTGGAGCACGGCTCGCTTTATCTTCCCTGTGGTGGTGTGGATTTCCCTGAAGAGAGAATGTGAGCTTTTGAGGACACTgagatacatacacacatgcaatcTTGCATCAAATAATAATATGGGAGTATCCAGAGTTCAAACGATCTATTTTCTGTTACATGCTAACAATCAACAAGTGACTCTGTACTGCCTGATTTTGTAACTGTGGGTTCCATGACTACAAAGAtataaaagagataaaaagaaaagatatctTATGCTTCACTGACGTGATGCTGGCCCAACGGTACGCCCTCATTTCCAAAAACCGGCAAGCGGTCATACCCAGCCAGATGCCTCCTCCATTACACAAAAGTATGTCCAGTATCACCTGATCCCACCAGCACTCTGCAAAGTTTGGCAGCAGGTGCATGAAGAACAGCTggaaaggagagtgaaaataaaagtcatttaTATGGTGAAAGAGACTACAAGGCATTTTCCATCAAGGGACTACATTTGAATGATTCTAGCACCTTTGTTGGCCTCAGGATCCGAGATGCAGTTGATTCTGTGATGAGTAAATCTGGTATTAGGCTAAATCCTGTAATCTAATCCCTCCAGTCAACAATTGCCAGCAGTCAAGGCAACAGCACTTGTTGTGTGCAGAAACACCTGCTCAAACTACTGCTTTGTTATGTTGAGTTTCTACCAAACAAACCATCCTTGTTGCCTGCATACACCGAGCTGAAGCAATGAGCTAGAAATTACAAGTAACTACTTCTTTTGCATGACCTTGTGGACTGAATTTCTGTTCAGCTCCTCGGACAGTTGCAATTCCCGTAGCAGATTTTTTAGCATGGGCAGATCCAGGCTGACCCCATCTTGAACACATGCACGCTACCTCCGTGAGTTCCCAGGTGATACTGATGGTCCAACAGAGGCCGTAGCTGCGGATGAGCAGAGCCTTCATGGCCCAGCCTGCAAAGTGGCCAAATGCAAAGATGTCGAAGTGGCTCAGGATCCGCTCCCATGTTATCACTGTACAGTTTACAGCATAT contains:
- the ptdss1b gene encoding phosphatidylserine synthase 1, translating into MKKVAHNSDMAATVAPRTPLKDNVNYKLHFRMINEQQVEDICIDFFYKPHTITLLTVTVLSLMYFAFTRDDEQSDNNLRVGLFVVVSFFLVVSVLAFPNGPFTRPHPAIWRMVFGLSVMYFLFLVFLIFLNWDQVKILMYWLDPNLRYATREADVMEYAVNCTVITWERILSHFDIFAFGHFAGWAMKALLIRSYGLCWTISITWELTELFFMHLLPNFAECWWDQVILDILLCNGGGIWLGMTACRFLEMRAYRWASITEIHTTTGKIKRAVLQFTPASWTYVRWFDPKSSFQRLAGIYLFMILWQLTELNTFFLKHIFVFQASHPLSWCRILLVGVITAPTVRQYYAYLTDTQCKRVGTQCWVFGAIAFLEALACVKFGHDLFSKTQIRYVLLWLLCLALITLLCLYGMVWYEQNKIKSTSVQSEDYDDSSVFDSCGFVPDGIAAQRESLRSLQPTKRRRASGRNRFVNGHGGKRQ